In a single window of the Pongo abelii isolate AG06213 chromosome 1, NHGRI_mPonAbe1-v2.0_pri, whole genome shotgun sequence genome:
- the LOC100446008 gene encoding olfactory receptor 2G6, producing the protein MEETNNSSEKGFLLLGFSDQPQLERFLFAIILYFYILSLLGNTAIILVCCLDSRLHTPMYFFLSNLSCVDICFTTSVAPQLLVTMNKKDKTMSYGGCVAQLYVAMGLGSSECILLAVMAYDRYAAVCRPLHYIAIMHPRLCASLASGAWLSGLITSLTQCSLTVQLPLCGHRILDHIFCEVPVLIKLACVDTTFNEAEPFVASVVFLIVPVLLILVSYGFITQAVLRIKSAVGRQKAFGTCSSHLVVVIIFYGTIIFMYLQPANSRSKNQGKFVSLFYTIVTLLLNPIIYTLRNKDVKGALRTLILGNAAGQSHRD; encoded by the coding sequence ATGGAGGAAACCAACAACAGCTCTGAAAAGGGATTTCTTCTCCTGGGATTTTCAGATCAGCCTCAGCTAGAGAGGTTTCTTTTTGCCATCATTTTGTACTTCTACATCTTGAGCCTTCTGGGGAACACTGCCATCATACTAGTATGTTGTCTGGACTCCAGACTCCACACTCCAATGTACTTCTTCCTCAGCAACCTCTCGTGTGTGGACATCTGCTTTACCACCAGTGTTGCCCCACAGTTGCTGGTTACCATGAATAAGAAAGACAAAACCATGAGCTACGGTGGCTGTGTGGCCCAGCTCTACGTGGCCATGGGGTTGGGCTCATCTGAGTGTATTCTCTTGGCCGTCATGGCTTATGACCGCTATGCTGCTGTCTGCCGGCCACTGCACTACATAGCCATTATGCACCCCAGGCTCTGTGCGTCTCTGGCCAGTGGAGCATGGCTCAGCGGCCTCATCACCTCCCTAACTCAGTGCTCCCTCACTGTGCAGCTGCCCCTCTGTGGTCATCGCATACTGGATCATATTTTCTGTGAGGTGCCAGTGCTCATCAAACTGGCCTGTGTGGATACGACTTTCAACGAGGCAGAACCCTTTGTGGCCAGTGTAGTCTTTCTAATTGTCCCGGTGTTACTCATCTTAGTCTCCTATGGCTTTATCACCCAAGCTGTGTTAAGGATAAAATCAGCTGTGGGCCGCCAAAAGGCCTTTGGGACCTGTTCCTCTCACCTGGTTGTGGTCATCATTTTCTATGGGACCATCATATTCATGTACCTTCAACCGGCCAATAGTAGATCCAAAAACCAGGGaaagtttgtttctcttttctatacCATAGTCACCCTACTTTTAAACCCCATTATCTATACTCTGAGAAACAAAGATGTGAAAGGGGCCTTGAGGACCCTGATACTGGGAAATGCTGCTGGACAAAGCCACAGGGACTAG